ATTCTTCTTCTGCTTTTTAATAAGCATTTCATCGGTATTCAATCTGCCCGCGCGTTGCAACTTTCAGCAGGAGCCTTTATCGGACTCTCAGCTTTTCTCTTTTCACTCGATGGTGTCGGCTCGTTATTTCATAGTGATTCTTTTTCTCAACTGCTGAGCCAGTTTTCCGTTCCCGCCATCGGCGCTCTTGTTGCTGGTGGTGTAGCGCTTGGGTTTAGCGTTTTTACCCAAGCGCCACACCAAGGAAAAGACCAAATCAATTATCGGTAGATGAATTCAGCTAGCTTTCGGCAAGCTGTCAAACGAATCTCTTCCTTGACGTATCCAGCCAGGAACCATCCTAAAACGGCGCTATCCAAGTCGGCATATTCACTTATTTTCTGATATGCCTCAGTGGAATTATTCGCCCCCAAGCTCCAGCCAATCTGCTTGAATCTGTTGGCAAGTTTGCTGGAATTGTTGTAGTACTCTCGCAATGTTGCTGACAGAAGATGAGCGTTGGAGTCGTTGCCGTTTTCTAGCGTGTTAGCGATAACGATGGCATCTCCGTCACAGCAGAGATCGTCACGGTTACAGTTGTTTCCTACCGATTCCCATTTTCCCTTGTCGTTTTTCTTGTCAAGTACTAGCCCCTTCAAGCCAGGATGCTGACGGTAATCGTTACCTTGACCGATTAGAGCTGTGGCCACCTGATCCAGGTTCGCACTGGGATTCCACTCAAGTGTTTTCTGAATATTCTCCATGGCAGTAGCTAGGTCTCCGGCCCAGCCAGTCCACGCATCAGGGATAACATTCCAGTTGGTGTATCCAAGTGTTGTTGCCGCCAGATGCGCCAGATCAACCGATTCTCCGGTCTTGTCGGTCATGGATTGCCGCCACGTGTTATCAATATAGCGATTCAAGGCAGCGATGATCTTCTTGCCTACAGCGTCCTTCTCGAGTACGCTCGCGTCAGCACTCCTGAAGCTTTCGGCAGACACGGACCAATTCACCGCAGATCCACTACCACCGTCACGCAGGTAGGCTTTTGCTAAATAGTTGAGGATGCAACGCCAAGTCGGAACGGCAATCCGCGTTCCCGCACCATGAGAACCCGCAACGTAGTCTTTTCCAACCTTGCCACTGGCACGAAGTTCTTCGAAGCGTTTCTCTAAATGCCAGATCAGATCAATCGGAGCCAGCTTGGTGTAATCAATGCTGGTGTCGGGCGCAGCGCCACCGGCACTCGAAGGAGCAACATGATCAACTGCCGCTGCTTGTCCTGAATAGGCGACCCTGTCTAGGTCAAAACCAGCACCCTTGTAGTCACTGATTTCAGTGAACTGGTCATAGTTCCAATCGTCAGGAATAGGGAAGCCAAGGTTGCCAGAAAATCCTGTAGACATGTCCGAGACGAACGCGCTTCCAGCGTAGCCGGCTTTAATGATGCGGCTACAAATGTTACGCGAGGCGTAGATGCCTACTTTGTATCCGCCTCCCAGGCTTCCACGCACACCCTGGAAATACGGAAGAATGTGACTTGTGACCTCGGGGTCGGTCGCGTCGAAATCAACTGCGAAATAGATATACGTTCCCGGAATGCCAAGTCTTTGGGCTGCTTGCCTTGCGAGCGTCGCGTGCCGAGCGCCGTTTTCCCGCGTGAAGTGTCGAAGCTTGGTTGAGTACTCCTGGAAAATCGGGAAGAACTTCATTCCTCCGTTGGTGATGCGTTCAAGTTCTCCGGGGCGAATTGCTTTGAAATAGTCAGACGGATCTTTTGAATCCTGATTCGGCTCAGTCAGGTAACGCCCCACAATCTCATAGCCGTTCGCCTTAAGTAGGTTGAGTCGCTCAGCCGTAATCTCGAAGCGTGTATCGCATGCTTTGCAGGCGCGATTCGGATCACCTTTCGAGGTCAACAGGCTCATCCATGTAGTCGAGTCGACCACCCCGCTTCGTGGGAGCTGATACTTTGCTTGGAATTGCGGAACGAACGTTGACAGTGCGGTTTGTGCAGAAGGATAGATATCGGGAGAAATCCGGTTACACACTAGAGCAACCTGAGCTAGCCAAGCCCACTTCGGTAAACTTGCCGCATTGCTGGGTGTAACTATTGTTAGACGCGCTTTGGTGCCATTGCCGAAATTACCTGTGGCTTCCGCAGGGCTAAATCCTTCAATGGCTTGCAAGACCTGAATCAGAGCAGTGTTCATTTCCCGACCGTAGAGTCCATCGGTTGGGATGATTCCGGTATAAGCGCGATACTGTTGGTTGATTTGTTGCTGTGCTTGCCGAATCGCTGAAATGCCCCCATAAGAGCGAAGCAGGACGAATTGCTGCATTGACAACAGCGCTTTCATGACGTCGAGCGTCACAGTGGAATCTCCACCAATGCCCATGTCGCTCTTAAGCTGTTTGATGGCCTTTCCAGTTCCGCTATAGAAATGCGTAGTGATATCGCTGGCACCAGCAGAATATCCCTTACACCACAAAGCACCTTGGATAATGCCGTACACATTAGAAGTCTCCTGCGCACCGTCATCCTGCTGGTGGATGCCGTTAGGCCACCGAGACTGGAAGCGACTGATAGTTCCCGGTCCGAAATTGTTCGCCGTTGTCGTAATACCCAGCTCGATTTGCAGGGCCCGAATCAAAGCGTTGACCGTGCCCCAGCCGGTATATCCGTCCTCTACGACTGAACCGAATCCAGCCTTGCTCCTATAGGTGCGATTGAGCCATTGCTGTGTTTTTAGCACCATTTGATCTGTCATGATTCCTCCTTTTTAGAAACCAGTTTGTTAACTCAAGACAGGCGAACACCTGCCAGAGAGGGATCCAGAACACCGGATGAGAAGCTCCGAGTTTTTTGCCCTCACCTGTACGTCCCTGGGAAACCCAAATCCGGACGGACAAAGCGCAAGAAAACCGAGCAACACTCAGCGGGATTTCACCCCTCACTGGTACTGCCGACGAAGCCCGAAGTGTTAATACCTTGTTTGATTCGGGGACTTTGCGCACGGTTGGCCCCGCCCGCTGACCTGTGCCAAGGCTGTAGAGATTCGACGGCCCTACCCCTCGTCAGGCTTTCGACGGTGGCTCGTGTTCGGCAAACGCCAGGCGGGTAGGCAACTTTGAAGTGCGTGACGACAACCGCGACAGGGCGGAACGTGGCGAAGAATTCAGTAGGTGTAGACCCGAGGTTGTTGCCTCCACCGGTCGTCATCCAGCGCGCTCTGGCGCGAGTGGCAGGGCTTGCACAGCGAACGGAGGTTGTCGAAGTTGTGGGTGCCGCCGTGTTCGAGCGGGAGCACGTGGTGGACTTCCTGCACGGGCGTGTACTTGCCTTGTTCGAGGCAGTCTTCGCAGAGCGGGTGGGCTGCGATGTAGGCGGCGCGGATCTTGCGCCACCGCGCGCCGTAGCGGCGGTTGATCTTCGGATCACGCTGATACTTCCGATACCGGGCGTCTTCTGCCTTCGCGTGGGCCTCGCAGTAGCGTTCACGGGTGAGCTCAGGGCAGCCGGGGTGGGAGCACGGGCGGGCTGGTTTGACCGGCATCGCTGGCTCCTTCCCCCTGGATGTGGTGAAGCCCCAAGTTCCCGTGTGGGTTCTTGGGGCTTCTCCTAGTTTTCAACCACTTACATGTTCTCACACTGATATGCGGTTTTCTATCGCATGTTTCGGATACCCGCTAACGCTAGAGCTGTCCGTATAAGGCGGTGGCGAACCTGTCGAGGGCCCGGTTCTTGCGCCGATAGACCGTGTCACGCTCGACGTAGAAATGATCGGCGATCATCGACACCTTCTCATCTTGTGTCCCCTCGCTGAGGAAGAAGCCTTCGAGGATGAAGCGGTCGTCTTCAGCGATGACTTCCCACGCAGGTAAGAACCAGTCCATGTACTGGCGGGCCTGTAGGTAGCGAGCCTTGTACGCATCTATTCGCTCGATCGTTGCCACGATCCTGTTCTCGGACGCGTGCAGATCACCCGAGGGCGGTGTGCCGTCCATGCGCGGTGATGCGGGGCTAGCTGCATCAGCGTAAGCCGTCTTGATCTGCTCGTCGGTACTCTCGATGATCTGTTCCATCACCGCATAATCCTGTAGCGCTGCGATCGCGGCTTTCCTTGTGTCGAGGTATTTGGTCATCACATGCATGAGCTTGTCCTTTCAGTGGTTGTAATTTCTGCTGTGACCGCGTCAATCAACGCAGCCTGCGTAGCATCTTTCGTATCAAGGGCTTTGAGAACGGTTTCATCGAGCGTCCCTTCCGCAACAAGATGCGTGATCGTCACAGGTTCGGATTGTCCTTGCCGATAAAGCCGTGCGTTGGTCTGCTGGTAAAGCTCCAAGCTCCACGTGAGCGAGAACCACACCAGCAGGTGCCCGCCTGATTGGAGGTTCAGTCCATGACCGGCCGATGCGGGGTGGATCAGCCCAAGCGCAATCTCGCCTCTGTTCCACGCCTCGATATCCGCGCTCGTTTTGAGTTCGCGAGCCTGCGGGAAGCGGGCGGTGATACGTTCGCGGTCGTGAGTGAACCAGTAGGCCACGAGCAGTGGATTGCCGTTGGCAGCCTCGACGAGGTCTTCGAGGACGTCGAGCTTCCGCTCGTGAACCGCCGTCCACTGACCGTCGCTGGTGTAGATCGCGCCCGACGCTAACTGCAGGAGCTTGCCAGAGAGTGCGGCGGCGTTCGCAGCATCAACCGTCGCCCCATCAAGGTCGAGGACGAGGTCAGCTTTGAGTTGGTCGTAGACCTTGCGTTCTTTCGGCTCCAACGTGACGGGCGTGGTCGTGACCGTCAAGGGCGGGAGTTGGAGGTGGTCGGTGGTTCTCATCGACAACGTCATGTCACCAATCGCCGCATAGATCTCATCCTCAGCACCCACGCGTGGCTTATAGGT
The genomic region above belongs to Winkia neuii and contains:
- a CDS encoding glycoside hydrolase domain-containing protein — encoded protein: MTDQMVLKTQQWLNRTYRSKAGFGSVVEDGYTGWGTVNALIRALQIELGITTTANNFGPGTISRFQSRWPNGIHQQDDGAQETSNVYGIIQGALWCKGYSAGASDITTHFYSGTGKAIKQLKSDMGIGGDSTVTLDVMKALLSMQQFVLLRSYGGISAIRQAQQQINQQYRAYTGIIPTDGLYGREMNTALIQVLQAIEGFSPAEATGNFGNGTKARLTIVTPSNAASLPKWAWLAQVALVCNRISPDIYPSAQTALSTFVPQFQAKYQLPRSGVVDSTTWMSLLTSKGDPNRACKACDTRFEITAERLNLLKANGYEIVGRYLTEPNQDSKDPSDYFKAIRPGELERITNGGMKFFPIFQEYSTKLRHFTRENGARHATLARQAAQRLGIPGTYIYFAVDFDATDPEVTSHILPYFQGVRGSLGGGYKVGIYASRNICSRIIKAGYAGSAFVSDMSTGFSGNLGFPIPDDWNYDQFTEISDYKGAGFDLDRVAYSGQAAAVDHVAPSSAGGAAPDTSIDYTKLAPIDLIWHLEKRFEELRASGKVGKDYVAGSHGAGTRIAVPTWRCILNYLAKAYLRDGGSGSAVNWSVSAESFRSADASVLEKDAVGKKIIAALNRYIDNTWRQSMTDKTGESVDLAHLAATTLGYTNWNVIPDAWTGWAGDLATAMENIQKTLEWNPSANLDQVATALIGQGNDYRQHPGLKGLVLDKKNDKGKWESVGNNCNRDDLCCDGDAIVIANTLENGNDSNAHLLSATLREYYNNSSKLANRFKQIGWSLGANNSTEAYQKISEYADLDSAVLGWFLAGYVKEEIRLTACRKLAEFIYR
- a CDS encoding HNH endonuclease, encoding MPVKPARPCSHPGCPELTRERYCEAHAKAEDARYRKYQRDPKINRRYGARWRKIRAAYIAAHPLCEDCLEQGKYTPVQEVHHVLPLEHGGTHNFDNLRSLCKPCHSRQSALDDDRWRQQPRVYTY
- a CDS encoding DEAD/DEAH box helicase — protein: MHYQPHNYQRQATQFIIDHDEAAIFLGMGLGKSVITLTAIWQLMLDYFTIHRVLVIAPLRVARDTWPAEIAKWDHLDGLTVAVAVGTKQDRLNALTASAMVTIINRENIPWLISQLGSAWPFDMVIIDELSSFKNHRAKRFTALVKMRPFVKRWVGLTGTPASNGLMDVWAQFRLLDGGERLGRFITRYRERWFTPDKRNGMQVFTYKPRVGAEDEIYAAIGDMTLSMRTTDHLQLPPLTVTTTPVTLEPKERKVYDQLKADLVLDLDGATVDAANAAALSGKLLQLASGAIYTSDGQWTAVHERKLDVLEDLVEAANGNPLLVAYWFTHDRERITARFPQARELKTSADIEAWNRGEIALGLIHPASAGHGLNLQSGGHLLVWFSLTWSLELYQQTNARLYRQGQSEPVTITHLVAEGTLDETVLKALDTKDATQAALIDAVTAEITTTERTSSCM